A genome region from Panicum virgatum strain AP13 chromosome 4K, P.virgatum_v5, whole genome shotgun sequence includes the following:
- the LOC120704390 gene encoding 60S acidic ribosomal protein P3 — protein sequence MGVYTFVCRNTGGEWTAKQHSGEIEASAATPYELQRRLVAAASAADSAAGVQSSFSMVSPSSAVFQVIVGAVGGGAMISGGAAVGGAAASGGGAAEAPKEEKKEEEKEESDDDMGFSLFD from the exons ATGGGCGTGTACACCTTCGTGTGCCGCAACACCGGCGGCGAGTGGACGGCCAAGCAGCACTCCGGCGAGATCgaggcctccgccgccaccccctacgagctgcagcgccgcctcgtcgccgccgcctccgcggccgACTCCGCGGCCGGCGTCCAGTCCTCCTTCTCCATGGTCTCTCCCAGCTCCGCCGTCTTCCAG GTGATTGTTGGTGCTGTCGGTGGCGGTGCGATGATCAGTGGAGGTGCTGCAGTTGGTGGCGCTGCTGCCTCAGGTGGTGGTGCGGCTGAGGCCCccaaggaggagaagaaggaagaggagaaggaagagaGTGACGATGACATGGGTTTCTCCCTGTTCGACTAG
- the LOC120704391 gene encoding probable cation transporter HKT9, producing MPIRVHVLVSSAAHVVSSSVSVCRLVAFHLSPLLLHLSYFLAIDLLGFLARVLLEPSSPGYRPRCVDLFFMSTSAATVTGLATVKMEDLYSSHIVVLTLLMLLGSEMFVSLLGLLLESRKRRRHDPDHGHGSSSRVRSSAAVTFCDEPNLEEANPPAPSSSASSDDDREESCLASLAVVLSVYMATILAVGSLLVFVYVATVPSARDVLARKGINAALFSASATVSSFTNGGLLPTNESMAVFAANRGLLLLLTGQILAGNTLLPVFLRLVVWATRGLERAFAGRRRGSEGLKSMAEDAAAAGFGYLLLPGLQAASLAVTVVAVAAAAVALLCCLNWDSAVFDGLTSGEKITNALFMAVNARQAGENSVDCSIVAPAVLVLFLAMMCIPATATFFSVHDGGGSAVAGDGGGGGEPEPNKHGAAKKRRSLSLNSMFLTPLACVAAVTMLVCVTERRSLSGDPLNFSTFNVIFEVLSAYGNLGLSTGYSCSRLLRQEEASACHDKPYSFSGWWSDQGKLLLVLLMLYGRLKGFDKKHRRS from the exons ATGCCAATCAGAGTGCATGTCCTGGTCAGCTCTGCCGCACACGTCGTCAGTTCGTCGGTGTCCGTCTGCCGGCTCGTCGCCTTCCACCTCAGCCCGCTTCTGCTTCACCTGTCCTACTTCCTCGCCATTGATCTGCTCGGCTTCCTTGCCCGGGTGCTCCTCGAGCCAAGCAGCCCCGGGTACCGCCCTCGGTGCGTCGACTTGTTCTTCATGTCGACGTCGGCCGCCACGGTCACCGGACTAGCCACCGTCAAGATGGAGGACCTCTACAGCTCCCACATCGTCGTCCTCACCCTCCTCATGCTCTTGGGCAGCGAGATGTTCGTCTCCTTGCTCGGGCTCCTCCTCGAGTCGCGCAAGCGAAGACGGCACGATCCTGATCATGGccatggcagcagcagcagggtaaGATCGTCGGCGGCCGTCACCTTTTGCGACGAGCCGAACCTCGAAGAGGCGAATCCGCCTGCTCCGTCGTCGTCTGCGAGCTCCGACGACGATCGCGAGGAGAGCTGCCTCGCAAGCTTAGCGGTTGTGCTCTCGGTCTACATGGCCACGATCCTCGCCGTCGGCTCTCTGCTGGTGTTCGTGTACGTCGCCACCGTGCCGAGCGCGCGGGATGTGCTGGCGAGGAAGGGCATCAACGCCGCGCTCTTCTCGGCGTCGGCCACCGTGTCGTCCTTCACCAACGGCGGGCTGCTCCCGACCAACGAGAGCATGGCGGTGTTCGCGGCGAACAGgggcctcctgctcctgctcacCGGCCAGATCCTCGCCGGCAACACGCTGCTCCCGGTGTTCCTCAGGCTGGTGGTATGGGCCACGAGAGGGCTAGAGAGGGCGTTCGCCGGTAGGCGGCGTGGGTCCGAAGGGCTCAAGTCCATGGCggaggacgccgcggcggcggggttcgGCTACCTGCTGCTGCCTGGGTTGCAGGCGGCGTCCCTCGCCGTCACGGTCGTCGctgtggccgccgcggcggtggcgctcctcTGCTGCCTGAACTGGGATTCCGCGGTGTTCGACGGGCTCACCTCCGGCGAGAAGATCACCAACGCGCTGTTCATGGCGGTGAACGCGCGGCAGGCCGGGGAGAACTCCGTCGACTGCTCGATCGTCGCGCCGGCGGTGCTCGTGCTGTTCCTCGCCATGAT GTGCATCCCGGCTACGGCGACATTCTTCTCCgtacacgacggcggcggcagcgcagtggccggcgacggcggcggcggcggagaaccGGAACCCAACAAGCATGGGGCGGCAAAGAAGAGAAGATCACTGTCATTGAACAGCATGTTCCTGACACCACTAGCCTGCGTCGCTGCGGTGACGATGCTCGTCTGCGTCACCGAGAGGCGGTCGCTCTCGGGCGACCCTCTCAACTTCTCCACGTTCAACGTGATCTTCGAGGTGCTCAG TGCCTACGGGAACTTGGGGCTGTCCACTGGCTACAGCTGCTCGAGGCTGCTGCGGCAGGAGGAGGCGAGCGCCTGCCATGACAAGCCGTACAGCTTCTCCGGGTGGTGGAGCGACCAGGGGAAGCTGCTCCTCGTTCTCCTCATGCTCTACGGGAGGCTCAAGGGTTTCGACAAAAAGCATCGCAGGAGCTGA
- the LOC120704393 gene encoding cation transporter HKT2-like: MKGFNHEFIESKIRSFICLATYVRDTFFFVCRFVGTHVHPFFIELAYFLAIAMLGSVLLISLKPSNPAFSPRYIDMLYLSSSALTVSGLSTVTMEDLSSSQIVVLTLLMFAGGEVFLSFLGLMLRPNHQSKPIDPTSNKIIAVELSTVEVASATDVVGEELQLEEAMREAPSLSSSDLQNSRSVRYLGFVVFGYLAAIHVIGFLLVFLYINRVTNARAVLNKKGINVALFSVSITVSSFANGGLIPTNENMAVFTKNTGLLLLLTGQILAGNLLFPLFLRLLVWFLGRVTKLERLKLMIRAPKKLQYSYLLPKLPTAFLSSTVVGLLAAAVTLFCAIDWNNPLFDGLSSYQKIINALFTAVNTRHSGENSIDCSSISPAVLVLFIAMMYMPPLTTFAPPNGDGKTEDEKVVPKHESLLLNLVFSQLGCNIIFVIVACITERRRLRNDPLNFSMFNMIFEVISAYGNVGLSTGYSCSRLQQLHPESTCHDQPYSFSGWWSDEGKMLIVLIMLYGRLKAFSTGTGKAWKLE; encoded by the exons ATGAAGGGCTTCAACCATGAGTTCATCGAGAGCAAGATACGTAGCTTCATCTGCCTAGCTACATACGTCCGTGATACCTTCTTTTTTGTCTGCCGATTCGTCGGAACACATGTTCACCCATTCTTCATCGAACTGGCTTACTTCCTTGCCATTGCCATGCTCGGTTCGGTCCTGTTGATATCCCTGAAACCGAGCAACCCTGCCTTCAGCCCTCGGTACATCGACATGCTGTACCTGTCATCATCTGCACTGACCGTTTCTGGCCTCAGTACAGTGACAATGGAGGATCTCTCGAGTTCTCAGATCGTGGTCCTGACTCTGCTGATGTTTGCAGGGGGTGAagtctttctctctttcttagGTCTCATGCTTAGGCCCAACCACCAATCCAAGCCAATTGATCCCACAAGCAACAAGATTATTGCTGTTGAGCTCAGTACAGTAGAGGTTGCAAGCGCCACCGATGTTGTTGGTGAAGAGTTGCAGCTTGAAGAAGCAATGAGAGAAGCTCCAAGTTTGAGTAGCAGTGATCTTCAGAATAGTAGGAGCGTAAGATACTTAGGATTTGTAGTGTTTGGCTACCTTGCTGCTATCCATGTCATTGGCTTTCTGCTAGTTTTCTTATACATAAACCGTGTGACAAATGCAAGAGCAGTACTGAACAAGAAAGGTATCAATGTTGCTCTCTTCTCGGTGTCGATCACTGTCTCATCCTTTGCCAATGGAGGGCTTATTCCAACTAACGAGAACATGGCCGTCTTCACCAAGAACACAGGCCTCCTGCTTCTCCTCACCGGCCAGATTCTTGCAGGCAACTTGCTGTTCCCTCTCTTCCTGAGGCTGCTGGTATGGTTCCTGGGGAGAGTGACCAAGCTAGAAAGGCTGAAGCTCATGATCAGGGCCCCCAAGAAACTGCAGTATTCTTAtctgcttccgaagttgccaACAGCCTTTCTCTCCTCGACGGTTGTTGGCCTTTTGGCAGCGGCTGTCACTCTGTTCTGTGCCATCGACTGGAATAATCCATTGTTCGATGGCCTCAGCTCTTACCAGAAGATTATCAACGCATTGTTCACAGCAGTGAACACGAGGCATTCAGGGGAGAATTCCATTGACTGCTCGAGCATCTCCCCTGCCGTTCTAGTACTATTCATCGCCATGAT GTATATGCCACCATTAACAACGTTTGCACCACCAAATGGAGATGGTAAAACCGAGGATGAGAAAGTGGTACCCAAACATGAATCGTTGTTGTTGAACTTAGTATTTTCGCAGCTCGGGTGTAATATCATCTTTGTCATAGTTGCCTGCATCACTGAGAGGAGAAGGCTCAGAAATGATCCACTCAACTTCTCCATGTTCAACATGATATTTGAGGTCATCAG TGCATATGGCAACGTAGGATTGTCCACTGGTTACAGTTGTTCGAGGCTGCAACAGCTGCACCCAGAGAGCACATGCCATGACCAGCCATACAGCTTCTCTGGATGGTGGAGCGACGAAGGGAAGATGCTTATTGTCTTAATCATGCTCTATGGAAGGCTCAAGGCCTTCAGCACGGGCACAGGCAAAGCCTGGAAGTTAGAGTGA